The Capsicum annuum cultivar UCD-10X-F1 chromosome 1, UCD10Xv1.1, whole genome shotgun sequence sequence GCAGCATGATAGAAGAACAAAGGCGTGGACCCCCTCATGGCGTTCTCTTAGCAGTGGTGGTAGTAGCAGTCGTGTTAGTCCCAGCACTGCTTGGTGAAAATGGCGAAGCCATCACTGACTTCATCTCTGAGCTTCTTACCCCGGTGGGTCTTCTCCTACTTCCCATTATCCTCCTCCTCACTATCCAGTTTCTCTCCTCCGACACTGGCTCATTCATCAACACCATCTTCTCCACTGGTGAGCCTAACTCCATCCACCGTGTAAGTGGTTCCCCTGTTGGCGTTGCCCTTTTTCTTGCCCTAATATTGTTCCTTCTCTACAACCGCTTTTCCATCTTCGGTGGAGATGATGATTCCGGCGACTGAAAAGTGACGTTTGTTTGCTTAGATCTATATTATTCTGGTtgtcctttttattttctcttttccttttagttttatttatttggaGTGTATATGTAAATAGTATAGTACTGTACGGACGACGTACAAAATATTGTCGACTAATGGTATGTTTGGAAAACTCCATGTGGATCTAGGTTTCCACAACTACTCTCGGCCAAAATCCGCTACATTTCCATTCTAAACAAGATGTGGATCTAGGTTTCCACAACTACTCTCGGCCAAAATCCGCTACATTTCCATTCTAAACAAGTTGTAGCAAGTTCTATGAGTTGTGATATTTAATTTATTAGCAGTacttattctattttatttaaagaCGTTTTATCccaatatttttgttttatcattttatgtGACTGTCATTGCTTTAGTAGGGCCTAAaggaattatatatgtatatactaatGCAATTTAATATTCATTAATGAGATAGATTTGCAATCAAAGAAAGGGCTGATCCAGGATGCCGGATTGGGTTTCCCAGGAACCAATAACTTTGGTGTAGAACTTTTATTTATACACAGAAatttagtaaatatataagaattataaattgaCACACTCATAAACAAAGTGTGTTGTTGGTCCAGTAAAGGTTTCATTGACCTCTTGGTTTGTGGATTTAAAATCCCCTAAGCTTCTACTCCCTCTGTCTCAAATTACTCGTTCCTAATTGAAATGACACATTGAttaggaaaaataattaataacatatctAGTTTATCATTATATCCTATTAAattatgtttacattttaatttaaagaaaaaataattaatgcaaagggtaaatatgaaaaaaaaaatttattttttcttgattaatgaaaaaagacaagtaaaatgagaaatgaaattaaaaaatttgagacggataatttgagacggagagagtatttatttttgttaagaaCCTACAAACTTTAAATCCTGAATTCGATTTTAAATCAAAGACATGTATTTATTTCAGGAATTTAAGTTTTGTTCATTTTATATTATCAGTTAAATTTGATCTCTTATTTCacattatataatttattttaacaaattaatataaaaaattaaataaatattaagttTATCtaatagtataaaatattttgtaaaccAAGCACAAAACTTAATACTCGAATGAAATATTAAGTACATCCAAATGCGTTAAAGCTGGGTTTTCAAGAATAACACACATGTGTACTATATGATAGATCGTCATCATTACTATTTCGAAATTACTGACAAAGTCTTGAATAAAAGGTACATTGGATACTTTTGGGGGTGTAACTGTCATAAAAGACATTAGCAAATCAGAGTCATGAGggtttattcatattcatgagaGTAGTTCCAGTATTTCATTTACTTGTTGCTcctattattcttttattatggGTATTATGTATTCAGTGGTATGAGAATGTTATTGTAAATTTCCATCACAATCAAGGACTTAGAAAAATGGACTGGTGGTTGGTAGCCACCGGCTAGTCAAACCATCTCTGTCGGCCATGGCTGCATTGGAGGGGCCGTGTCATTTACTCtcttagtttaaaaaaaaaaaaagactttaaaACTTTTGTATAATATGGTTAAAATGAATCAGACACGACTTCAGTTTGTTATATTATTAATCAAATGAAAGTTACACAAATTTAGGCTGTGTTTGGTATATATTTTTCACGTTTGATtgattcatatttttgaaaaatatactttttagaaacgtaaattttttaaaaataacatagaCGATTTCTTTTTTTCGAAAATAAGTTTCATTATTCCACATTGATTCTCTTTTCTAGTTTCACCTATCCAACTCCATGGCCCCGTCCCCAGCTCCCACACCCCTACCCAATCTCCAACTCAACGTGTTTGGCTAGATTATATTTCTCAGGTAAAATTTTTCTTATGaacaaaacataaatttttaataaaatattctcATTGTTCCGTTTCATATCAGAATTTGGCGAGGGAAAATAAATCAACTAATTGACTGTTATATAAAGTGATAATTTTGATTCGTTAAACAAACTTACTTACTAgctaagaaaaatatcaaagctCACGTTACTATTTAAGGTCGAATAGCTAGTGCAATTTAGAGTTTTGAAATGACCTGCGTAGAATAATATTAGCAGTAATCGAACATAGATGAATAattactttactttattttatatatcttAGTTTAATTGAATATAAAGCTTGATAATATAAAAAAGCAACTGATGTGATCTTACATACTAAtgtatgttaaaaatattttagaatcttATAATTCTAAATATGGTATAATGTTTTTATAAGTAGATTGTTAGCTTTTCATATAGACGTAATATGTTTTAATGATAGCAAATTAATGGTCGATAACATTCAGGATATACCAGAAGGATAATCAAGGGAAGAGAG is a genomic window containing:
- the LOC107857154 gene encoding uncharacterized protein LOC107857154 → MIEEQRRGPPHGVLLAVVVVAVVLVPALLGENGEAITDFISELLTPVGLLLLPIILLLTIQFLSSDTGSFINTIFSTGEPNSIHRVSGSPVGVALFLALILFLLYNRFSIFGGDDDSGD